The Trichomycterus rosablanca isolate fTriRos1 chromosome 22, fTriRos1.hap1, whole genome shotgun sequence genome has a window encoding:
- the otop2 gene encoding proton channel OTOP2 isoform X2 has product MNGREVPEAAVTQVATVHTVSEAGLGLGPGPGPGVGAGTRSGSFAFSSTGSWRDSTRSWGWLLSGAVLVNVLVLGCALVGGSVFNARYITSVHLQVFLVVLLVATTGWMIFYQAYTCREEEAVLYKDFHAGPVWLRGGLVLFGICSLIMDVFKIAFYVGFAHCNSPVYIVFPVLQAIFILVQTYFLWINAKDCVQVQRNITRCGLMLTLATNLMLWMTAVTEESLHQTVFPNDTSRRRLSVKASVPDVDSGCECSHKACSIFEEASFYLYPFNIEYSLFASAMAYVMWKNVGRLVDDHGVHEHRFHMRDVLLGPASGLVVLLAGLATFVVYKVEVASNEPGKRDTALTMYYVANTATVSLMTVVAVVGCAMYRLEQREHAMGKNPTRSLDVGLLVGASIGQLTVSYFTIVAVLATGVRGHVNALNLAWSILTVLELCAQNVFIIEGLRREPHQDTRRASIFSNLLAMHAHDERRRSSNVLTPRGSIAISVHKALPWKRKVLKEISAFLLLSNVILWIIPAFGARPQFDNPIGMEFYQFSMWVAVVNVGLPFGIFYRMHSVASLFEVYLTS; this is encoded by the exons ATGAACGGCAGGGAAGTACCGGAGGCTGCGGTCACTCAGGTCGCCACAGTGCACACGGTCTCAGAAGCGGGATTGGGATTGGGACCTGGACCTGGACCAGGAGTGGGAGCAGGTACACGATCAGGCAGTTTCGCATTCTCCTCAACGGGCTCATGGCGGGACTCTACCCGGAGCTGGGGCTGGCTGCTGTCCGGAGCTGTTTTGGTTAACGTGCTGGTGCTCGGATGCGCGTTGGTGGGCGGCAGTGTATTTAATGCACGATATATCACCAGTGTGCACCTGCAGGTCTTTCTGGTGGTTCTACTGGTGGCTACCACGGGCTGGATGATCTTCTACCAGGCGTACACGTGCCGTGAAGAGGAGGCTGTTCTGTACAAAGACTTCCACGCTGGTCCTGTCTGGCTCAGAG GTGGACTGGTGCTTTTCGGAATCTGCAGTTTAATTATGGATGTTTTTAAGATTGCGTTTTACGTGGGTTTCGCACACTGCAACTCACCTGTATACATCGTCTTCCCTGTTTTACAAGCCATATTCATCTTGGTTCAG aCTTACTTTCTTTGGATCAATGCAAAGGACTGTGTGCAAGTGCAAAGAAACATTACTCG CTGTGGACTGATGCTTACCCTGGCTACAAACCTGATGCTTTGGATGACAGCAGTAACAGAAGAGTCTCTTCATCAAACAGTTTTTCCCAATGACACAAGTCGCCGCAGGCTCTCAGTTAAAG CGAGTGTTCCAGATGTTGACAGTGGCTGTGAGTGCAGCCACAAGGCATGCAGTATCTTCGAAGAAGCCTCCTTCTACCTGTACCCATTCAACATCGAGTACAGCCTGTTTGCCTCTGCTATGGCCTACGTCATGTGGAAGAATGTGGGTCGTCTGGTGGATGACCACGGCGTCCATGAGCACCGATTCCACATGCGTGATGTCCTGCTGGGCCCAGCCAGTGGCCTAGTGGTGCTGCTGGCCGGCCTAGCCACGTTTGTGGTGTACAAGGTGGAGGTGGCATCCAATGAGCCAGGAAAAAGGGACACTGCACTTACAATGTACTATGTGGCTAATACAGCCACGGTGTCGCTGATGACCGTAGTAGCGGTGGTCGGCTGTGCCATGTATCGCCTGGAGCAGCGCGAGCATGCTATGGGTAAAAACCCAACGCGTAGCCTGGATGTAGGATTGCTAGTGGGTGCCTCTATAGGCCAGCTTACTGTCTCTTACTTCACCATCGTGGCTGTCCTGGCTACCGGTGTACGTGGCCATGTCAATGCTCTCAACCTGGCCTGGAGCATTCTCACTGTGCTAGAGCTGTGTGCTCAAAATGTGTTCATCATCGAGGGCCTGCGCCGTGAGCCGCACCAGGATACACGCCGTGCCAGCATCTTCTCCAACCTGCTCGCCATGCACGCTCATGATGAGCGTAGAAGATCCAGCAACGTACTCACACCTCGTGGCTCCATAGCCATATCCGTCCACAAGGCCCTGCCCTGGAAACGGAAGGTTCTTAAGGAGATCTCAGCCTTTCTACTGCTCTCTAACGTTATT CTTTGGATCATCCCTGCCTTCGGAGCGCGGCCACAGTTTGACAACCCCATCGGAATGGAGTTCTATCAGTTCAGCATGTGGGTGGCTGTGGTAAACGTTGGACTCCCCTTTGGGATTTTTTACAGAATGCACTCAGTAGCCAGTCTTTTTGAGGTCTACCTGACCTCATGA
- the ush1ga gene encoding pre-mRNA splicing regulator USH1G, translating into MNDKYHRAARDGYLDLLKEATRKDLNAPDEDGMTPTLWAAYHGNLDALRLIVARGGNPDKCDIWGNTPLHLAAANGHLNCLSFLVSFGANTWCLDNDYHTPLDMAATKNHMDCVRYLDSIAAKQTALNPKLVAKLKDRAFRDAERRIKDCVKMQRKHHRRMERKFQKEATEASFSDAMSFSSYTSSTLSRKLHPFNTATSVPYSQATLHATARGKTKIQKKLEKKKQGDGTFKIYEEGRKSVRSLSGLQLGNDVMFLKQGTYVNTKDRGRRNIRDMFPRDNEDAISRAMSEPDLHGPDMDHSEISTDSGHDSLFNRPGLGTMVFRRNYVSGGLFGLGTRDEGSVAGSVAGSGRSPNVRLRSRLQRSPIMDEDSIGSARSLQARNMQELPWEEVELGLDDDDEPESSPLEVFLAAHGMNEFTPIFKREMIDLEALLLCSDKDLKGIHIPLGPRKKIIDACKRHLETIEDPECIEDTEL; encoded by the exons ATGAATGATAAGTACCACAGGGCAGCGCGGGATGGCTACCTGGACCTGCTCAAAGAGGCCACACGCAAGGACCTGAACGCGCCGGATGAAGATGGCATGACACCGACGCTATGGGCCGCTTACCACGGTAACCTGGACGCGCTGAGGCTCATCGTAGCCAGAGG AGGGAATCCTGATAAGTGTGACATATGGGGGAACACACCGCTCCACCTAGCTGCTGCCAACGGCCATCTCAACTGCCTGTCTTTCTTAGTGTCGTTTGGTGCAAATACATGGTGCCTAGACAATGACTACCACACACCCCTGGACATGGCTGCCACCAAGAACCACATGGACTGTGTGCGCTACCTGGACTCAATCGCTGCCAAGCAGACAGCTCTCAATCCCAAACTGGTGGCCAAGTTGAAAGACCGGGCCTTCCGTGATGCCGAGCGCCGCATCAAAGACTGTGTCAAGATGCAGCGCAAGCACCACCGTCGCATGGAGCGCAAGTTCCAAAAGGAAGCCACAGAAGCTTCGTTTTCCGATGCCATGAGCTTCTCTAGCTACACCAGCAGCACACTCAGTCGCAAGCTGCACCCCTTCAACACTGCCACCAGTGTGCCATATTCTCAG GCTACCCTTCATGCCACTGCCAGGGGCAAGACAAAGATCCAGAAGAAGCTGGAAAAGAAGAAGCAAGGCGACGGGACCTTCAAAATCTatgaagaaggaaggaagagcgTCCGCTCTCTTTCTGGTCTACAGCTGGGCAATGACGTCATGTTCCTAAAGCAAGGCACCTACGTGAATACCAAAGACCGTGGTCGACGTAATATTCGCGACATGTTCCCACGGGACAATGAAGACGCCATCTCACGTGCCATGAGCGAGCCAGACCTGCACGGGCCAGACATGGACCACTCTGAGATCAGCACAGACTCAGGCCATGACTCGCTTTTTAACCGCCCAGGCCTGGGTACTATGGTGTTTCGACGAAACTATGTAAGTGGGGGACTCTTTGGCCTCGGCACTCGGGATGAGGGCAGTGTGGCGGGCAGTGTGGCGGGCAGCGGGCGGTCACCCAACGTGCGTCTGCGCAGCCGGCTGCAACGATCTCCTATTATGGATGAGGACAGTATTGGCAGTGCCCGGAGCCTTCAGGCAAGAAATATGCAAGAGCTTCCCTGGGAAGAGGTGGAATTAGGattggatgatgatgatgagccAGAGAGCAGCCCGCTGGAGGTGTTTTTGGCTGCTCACGGCATGAATGAGTTCACCCCTATCTTTAAACGGGAGATGATTGATCTGGAAGCACTGTTGCTGTGCTCGGATAAGGATCTTAAGGGCATCCACATTCCCCTGGGACCCCGCAAGAAGATAATCGATGCCTGCAAGAGGCACCTAGAGACCATTGAGGATCCTGAGTGTATAGAAGACACAGAGTT ATAG
- the LOC134300304 gene encoding tripartite motif-containing protein 16-like protein has product MAAAQTIVHTGLSASKRRDLDSVAITGNAPYFTTPNCQEASTLPSALKRNLNMEEIISSKQITTSTEPTMEKDLKENDEAAKPQATKKEPVETSEASPPSADLPEEVMCDSCIETPCKASKSCLTCMVSYCEDHLRPHLENTKFQSHKLVEPQMDMEQRTCQHHQLDMQLYCMRDNCCVCPSCETEEHKGHTVTPVGEARKHIENELQQKQKEMTKTLSAAEQAINKLQSNTAAIVSSVGGVQAVIEQEFSALQVAIEGARKNALDVLEGEHKQALSQAEGINSHLEQKIGELKKTMTQVERFSRKKNDVDFLQEYTEWRKGSVDVCLPGIYIGLIDRLTTFSRIVKESTQTLCDMLQSTYSVQLNELCKSETLAIKTMVLPSSSNKQQSFKPKPVTRDEFQKYAASLSFSPDSTHQFLRLTEDNRKATNTTPWQHNYPDVPERFEQWRQVMTSESLYLGRHYFEVDLSGEGAYMGLTYKSIDRKGQQNSSCITGNDFSWCFGRESHGYSAWHSAAETPLKVEEGSDFHRIGCYIEYEKGLLAFYGVADTMTLLHKYTSSFREPLYPVFWLSKKDNSVVLVKPGE; this is encoded by the exons ATGGCGG CAGCTCAAACAATTGTGCATACCGGTTTGTCTGCAAGCAAGAGAAGGGATTTAGATAGTGTTGCAATAACAGGAAACGCTCCGTACTTCACTACTCCCAACTGCCAAGAAGCTTCCACTTTGCCTTCTGCCCTGAAAAGAAACCTGAACATGGAGGAAATCATCTCATCCAAACAAATCACCACCAGCACTGAGCCAACTATGGAAAAGGACCTGAAAGAAAACGATGAAGCCGCAAAGCCTCAAGCGACCAAGAAAGAACCTGTAGAGACAAGCGAAGCATCTCCACCCTCCGCTGACCTGCCAGAGGAGGTGATGTGTGATTCATGCATCGAGACACCGTGCAAGGCATCCAAGTCCTGTCTGACCTGCATGGTGTCCTACTGTGAGGATCACTTGAGACCCCATCTGGAAAACACCAAGTTTCAGAGCCACAAGTTGGTGGAGCCACAGATGGATATGGAGCAGCGCACCTGCCAGCACCACCAGCTGGATATGCAGCTGTACTGCATGAGGGACAACTGCTGTGTCTGTCCAAGCTGTGAGACAGAAGAGCACAAGGGCCACACCGTCACTCCAGTAGGGGAGGCGCGCAAACATATTGAG AATGAGCTACAACAGAAACAGAAGGAAATGACGAAGACATTGTCAGCAGCAGAACAGGCCATTAACAAGCTCCAGAGCAACACTGCGGCTATAGTA AGCTCTGTAGGTGGGGTTCAGGCTGTTATTGAACAGGAGTTCTCTGCACTGCAAGTGGCCATTGAAGGCGCCCGTAAGAATGCTTTAGATGTTCTGGAAGGGGAACACAAGCAGGCACTGAGTCAGGCGGAAGGCATCAACAGCCACCTGGAGCAGAAGATCGGTGAGCTGAAGAAGACCATGACTCAGGTGGAAAGATTTTCCAGGAAGAAGAATGATGTGGATTTTTTACAG GAGTACACAGAGTGGAGAAAGGGCTCGGTGGATGTGTGTTTGCCAGGCATTTACATCGGCCTCATCGACCGACTAACCACATTCAGCCGCATTGTTAAAGAATCAACACAGACCTTGTGTGATATGCTGCAATCCACATACAGCGTTCAGCTCAACGAACTCTGTAAAAGTG AGACGTTAGCCATTAAGACGATGGTACTGCCCAGTTCTTCAAACAAGCAGCAATCATTCAAGCCTAAGCCTGTAACTCGAGATGAATTTCAGAAAT ATGCCGCCAGTCTCAGTTTCAGTCCTGACTCCACACACCAGTTCCTAAGACTCACTGAAGACAACAGAAAAGCGACCAACACCACACCATGGCAACACAATTACCCTGATGTGCCTGAGCGCTTTGAGCAATGGCGCCAAGTGATGACATCCGAGAGCCTTTACCTCGGCCGGCATTACTTTGAGGTGGACCTGAGTGGAGAGGGGGCTTATATGGGACTTACCTACAAAAGCATTGATCGCAAAGGCCAACAAAACAGCAGCTGCATCACGGGCAATGACTTTTCATGGTGCTTTGGACGAGAAAGCCATGGCTACTCAGCATGGCACTCTGCTGCAGAAACCCCTCTGAAGGTGGAAGAAGGGTCAGACTTTCACAGGATCGGGTGCTACATTGAGTACGAAAAGGGTTTGTTAGCCTTCTATGGTGTTGCTGACACTATGACACTTCTTCATAAGTATACCTCCAGCTTTCGGGAGCCGCTGTACCCTGTGTTCTGGCTCTCCAAGAAGGACAATTCTGTTGTTCTGGTTAAGCCAGGTGAATAG
- the otop2 gene encoding proton channel OTOP2 isoform X1, whose product MNFSGLKLLDLQELNMYFHGFSFEVSKMNGREVPEAAVTQVATVHTVSEAGLGLGPGPGPGVGAGTRSGSFAFSSTGSWRDSTRSWGWLLSGAVLVNVLVLGCALVGGSVFNARYITSVHLQVFLVVLLVATTGWMIFYQAYTCREEEAVLYKDFHAGPVWLRGGLVLFGICSLIMDVFKIAFYVGFAHCNSPVYIVFPVLQAIFILVQTYFLWINAKDCVQVQRNITRCGLMLTLATNLMLWMTAVTEESLHQTVFPNDTSRRRLSVKASVPDVDSGCECSHKACSIFEEASFYLYPFNIEYSLFASAMAYVMWKNVGRLVDDHGVHEHRFHMRDVLLGPASGLVVLLAGLATFVVYKVEVASNEPGKRDTALTMYYVANTATVSLMTVVAVVGCAMYRLEQREHAMGKNPTRSLDVGLLVGASIGQLTVSYFTIVAVLATGVRGHVNALNLAWSILTVLELCAQNVFIIEGLRREPHQDTRRASIFSNLLAMHAHDERRRSSNVLTPRGSIAISVHKALPWKRKVLKEISAFLLLSNVILWIIPAFGARPQFDNPIGMEFYQFSMWVAVVNVGLPFGIFYRMHSVASLFEVYLTS is encoded by the exons ATGAACTTCAGTGGACTAAAGCTGCTCGACCTGCAGGAACTGAACATGTATTTTCATGGTTTTTCTTTTGAGGTCAGTAAGATGAACGGCAGGGAAGTACCGGAGGCTGCGGTCACTCAGGTCGCCACAGTGCACACGGTCTCAGAAGCGGGATTGGGATTGGGACCTGGACCTGGACCAGGAGTGGGAGCAGGTACACGATCAGGCAGTTTCGCATTCTCCTCAACGGGCTCATGGCGGGACTCTACCCGGAGCTGGGGCTGGCTGCTGTCCGGAGCTGTTTTGGTTAACGTGCTGGTGCTCGGATGCGCGTTGGTGGGCGGCAGTGTATTTAATGCACGATATATCACCAGTGTGCACCTGCAGGTCTTTCTGGTGGTTCTACTGGTGGCTACCACGGGCTGGATGATCTTCTACCAGGCGTACACGTGCCGTGAAGAGGAGGCTGTTCTGTACAAAGACTTCCACGCTGGTCCTGTCTGGCTCAGAG GTGGACTGGTGCTTTTCGGAATCTGCAGTTTAATTATGGATGTTTTTAAGATTGCGTTTTACGTGGGTTTCGCACACTGCAACTCACCTGTATACATCGTCTTCCCTGTTTTACAAGCCATATTCATCTTGGTTCAG aCTTACTTTCTTTGGATCAATGCAAAGGACTGTGTGCAAGTGCAAAGAAACATTACTCG CTGTGGACTGATGCTTACCCTGGCTACAAACCTGATGCTTTGGATGACAGCAGTAACAGAAGAGTCTCTTCATCAAACAGTTTTTCCCAATGACACAAGTCGCCGCAGGCTCTCAGTTAAAG CGAGTGTTCCAGATGTTGACAGTGGCTGTGAGTGCAGCCACAAGGCATGCAGTATCTTCGAAGAAGCCTCCTTCTACCTGTACCCATTCAACATCGAGTACAGCCTGTTTGCCTCTGCTATGGCCTACGTCATGTGGAAGAATGTGGGTCGTCTGGTGGATGACCACGGCGTCCATGAGCACCGATTCCACATGCGTGATGTCCTGCTGGGCCCAGCCAGTGGCCTAGTGGTGCTGCTGGCCGGCCTAGCCACGTTTGTGGTGTACAAGGTGGAGGTGGCATCCAATGAGCCAGGAAAAAGGGACACTGCACTTACAATGTACTATGTGGCTAATACAGCCACGGTGTCGCTGATGACCGTAGTAGCGGTGGTCGGCTGTGCCATGTATCGCCTGGAGCAGCGCGAGCATGCTATGGGTAAAAACCCAACGCGTAGCCTGGATGTAGGATTGCTAGTGGGTGCCTCTATAGGCCAGCTTACTGTCTCTTACTTCACCATCGTGGCTGTCCTGGCTACCGGTGTACGTGGCCATGTCAATGCTCTCAACCTGGCCTGGAGCATTCTCACTGTGCTAGAGCTGTGTGCTCAAAATGTGTTCATCATCGAGGGCCTGCGCCGTGAGCCGCACCAGGATACACGCCGTGCCAGCATCTTCTCCAACCTGCTCGCCATGCACGCTCATGATGAGCGTAGAAGATCCAGCAACGTACTCACACCTCGTGGCTCCATAGCCATATCCGTCCACAAGGCCCTGCCCTGGAAACGGAAGGTTCTTAAGGAGATCTCAGCCTTTCTACTGCTCTCTAACGTTATT CTTTGGATCATCCCTGCCTTCGGAGCGCGGCCACAGTTTGACAACCCCATCGGAATGGAGTTCTATCAGTTCAGCATGTGGGTGGCTGTGGTAAACGTTGGACTCCCCTTTGGGATTTTTTACAGAATGCACTCAGTAGCCAGTCTTTTTGAGGTCTACCTGACCTCATGA